CCGGATACGTCGAATCATTCATCACGGAAACCGGGTGGCATCCAGACCGAATCGGGCAGTTCGGTGGCGCGCTTCGGTTTTCAGAGTATGGATTCCTCAAGCGTCTCATGATGAAACAGATCGCAAAGGATCTGCTTAACGATGTGGAGAGGACAAACGGTGACGTTGAATTCACCGACTGGGATGCAGTCGACGCATTTGCAGCGGATGTCGCGGCATTCGTCGAAGGCCGTCTCGGTGTCACTCCGGACAGTACGGAAAATCCAGCGACATGACCGCCACACCCACCCCCCAACGACTCCCACGCCCGTATGTGGTGTCGTCGATACTCATTATTGTGCTTTCGGTTATCGCGACCGGTATTGGGCTGTTTGTCCCGGAGTTCTACCGGGACGCTGAGGTCCTACTCCCACAGCTGTACGGACAGGACCTACTAACCCTCCTCGTCGCTGTCCCCACGCTTTCCGTGGCGCTATATTATGCCCACAGCGGATCACTCCGTGGCTATGTCGTCTGGCTTGGAATCACCGGCTATCTCCTGTACACGTACGCCTCGTATGCGTTCCTCACCGCATTCAACGAACTCTATCTCGTCTACGTTGCGCTGTTCGGGCTGACGCTGTTCACGCTCATCGGCGGCATCGTTCGCCTCGACCCAACCGTTCTGAAAGAGGCGTTCAATGATCACCCGGTTCGTGGCTACGTGGCGTTTCAGCTTCTCGTCGCCGGCCTCCTGGCGCTACTGTGGCTTGGCGAAGTCGGTCCGGCGAGTCTCGCGGGAACCAGACCTCCGAGCATCGCCGAGACGACGCTTCCGGTTCCCGTCATCCAATCACTCGATCTCGGCGTTGTCGTTCCATCGTTCGCCCTCTCGGCGGCATTCCTCTGGAAGCAACGAGCGTGGGGATACGTCTTCACCGGCGTCCTCCTCGTGAAGGGGATCACCCTCGGCCTCGCGGTCCTCGCCATGATTGTATTCATGGTTCAGAACGGCCAATCCGTCCCGCTCCCCCAGATCGTGTTGTTCGCTCTTCTGAGTCTCAGTGGCCTCTCCCTTGTGGCCCGTTTCATTCGAACCATCCCCTCTACTGCCTCTACAACCCATCCTCGAACCAGAGATAGTACACAAACAGACTGACCAGGGACTACTCCACGCGGTGACTCCACGCTGCTGGATGCTATCCAGACCCACAATAGTATTATATTTGATATGAGTGTGCTTTTTGTATGGTTTCCTCAAAGCAACTTCTCATTATCGGGGCCGCCCTCCTCGTCGTTCTCGTACCCCTCGCAGCCGTCGGCTTTTTCTTCTTCCCACCGGATTTCGCGTACTCCCATGGCCGCAACTCGATGGCCATCTCCACGCCGGAATGGGGCGATACGACGGTCTATCTCGGTGAGGATCCACAATCCTGGAAGCGGGAACGACGACAGTGACACCACCGTTATCGTTGTCCTGAGGTTTGGCATCGTATGTCCCTAACTGAGCATACCTCCTCCTTCACAAAGCGGTTTGGCGTGATGCTGTTAGCCGGTATGCCTGGAATCCTCGCTCTCAGTGGGTACATCTATCTCACGACACCGCCGACCACCCTCCCACCTGGTCTATCGCTTCCGCTATTCACTGTGTCTGCCGCGGTCAACTCACTTCTTCTGCTCGCCGTTGCGTGTCTAGTCAGGACGTACACTGCTCCGCGAGTAGGGCTGCCATCGTACATTCTCGACTGGGCGAGGACAGGCGACGACGTCTGGCGACGCCTCCGGCCCGAGGTTCGACCTGCCATGGTTCTCGGCGTCATCGGGGGCCTACTGATACTGCTCCTTGATGTCGCGCTGGCGCCGTTCGTCGCTCAGGACGTGCCTCAGTCCGCAATCGGAGCGACCGATAGGACTGTGATGAATGTCCTCGCGTATGCACCCGTCAGATTCCTCTACGGGGGCATCACGGAGGAGCTACTGCTCCGCTACGGCCGCCTGTCAGCGCTCGCATTCATCGGTTGGATACTCACCGGCCGTCAGTCGGGCGGCCTCGGATCGGGAGTCATGTGGACCGCGATCGTAATCTCTGCAGTGCTATTCGGGATCGGCCATCTCCCGGCGCTTGCACAGTCCGTCACCCTAACCCCGGTACTCGTCGCCCGGACGATTCTCCTGAACGCGATTGCAGGCGTCCTCTTCGGGTGGCTGTACTGGCAGCGGAGCCTCGAAGCGGCGATGGTATCCCATGCCGCCTTCCACGTCCCCTTGGTAGCACTCTCGCTCGTCCAAGTCGCGCTGCTCTGACTGTAGATCACTGTGGCACCAATTTATGAGGGGAGCATTCCCACGACATATCAAGAACGTCGGAATGGAGCTGAAAACACACATCCGAGAACAGCGGTGGACGACGGTAGCCGGCTACGGCCTCTTCGTCGCGCTGATGGTCGCCGGCTACTACTATAATATCACGTTCGTCCAACTCGGACTCATCGACCTCGGCACATGCCTCGTCGGACTGTCCGAGACGGCAGTTTCGATGTGGATGGCGGCGCTCGCGCTCTGCACGCTCGTCGTCGCCGTCGCGACCGGTGTGACAATGGACCGCCGCGGGTGGAGCACGGACCTCCGCACGAAGCTCCGGCTCCTGCTCGGCGTTGTCTGCGTCCAGTTCGCGCTCACGCTCGTCGCACCGATGATCCGAACCGTGCCCGCCTTCGGCGCGTGGATTATCATGGCGTCGATCGGGCTCGGGGTCGGCTTCCCGGTCTCGTTCTCGCTCGCGATCGACCTCGTTCCCGTCCCGGACCGGGGCTACGTCGCCGCGGCGATC
This is a stretch of genomic DNA from Salarchaeum sp. JOR-1. It encodes these proteins:
- a CDS encoding CPBP family intramembrane glutamic endopeptidase: MSLTEHTSSFTKRFGVMLLAGMPGILALSGYIYLTTPPTTLPPGLSLPLFTVSAAVNSLLLLAVACLVRTYTAPRVGLPSYILDWARTGDDVWRRLRPEVRPAMVLGVIGGLLILLLDVALAPFVAQDVPQSAIGATDRTVMNVLAYAPVRFLYGGITEELLLRYGRLSALAFIGWILTGRQSGGLGSGVMWTAIVISAVLFGIGHLPALAQSVTLTPVLVARTILLNAIAGVLFGWLYWQRSLEAAMVSHAAFHVPLVALSLVQVALL